A genomic window from Agrobacterium tumefaciens includes:
- a CDS encoding ABC transporter substrate-binding protein has product MKRTLLSLVVAAASVLSPMQSHAADKLTVLLEWFVNPDHAPMVIAKERGLFADAGLEVELVPPADPSAVPRLVSAKQADIGVHYQPNLYLDHDAGLPLVRFGTLVETPLNTVTVLADGPIKSLKDLKGKKVGFSVSGFEDAMLKRMLEKDGLTKDDVELINVNFSLSPSLIAGKVDATLGGFRNFELTQMKLEGHDGRSFFPEEHGVPAYDELIFVTHRDLAKDSRLPRFLSAVEQAAIFITNHPQESWQLFIKAYPNLDDALNKQAFFDTLPRFAKRPAALDRARYARFGAFMQEMQLIKQAPAADDIAVELQQP; this is encoded by the coding sequence ATGAAACGAACTCTTCTTTCCCTCGTCGTCGCGGCAGCAAGCGTGCTTTCACCGATGCAATCGCATGCGGCAGACAAGCTGACCGTGTTGCTCGAATGGTTCGTGAACCCCGATCATGCGCCGATGGTGATCGCCAAGGAACGCGGCCTGTTTGCCGATGCGGGGCTCGAGGTGGAACTGGTTCCGCCCGCAGACCCCTCCGCCGTGCCGCGTCTCGTCTCGGCGAAACAGGCCGATATCGGCGTGCACTACCAGCCGAACCTCTATCTCGATCACGATGCCGGTCTGCCGCTTGTGCGTTTCGGCACGCTGGTCGAAACCCCGCTCAACACTGTCACCGTTCTGGCCGATGGCCCGATCAAGAGCCTAAAGGACCTGAAGGGCAAGAAGGTCGGCTTTTCCGTTTCCGGCTTCGAGGATGCCATGCTGAAACGCATGCTGGAAAAGGACGGCCTGACGAAGGATGATGTCGAACTCATCAACGTCAATTTCTCGCTCTCGCCGTCGCTGATCGCCGGTAAGGTCGATGCAACGCTCGGCGGCTTCCGCAATTTCGAGCTGACGCAGATGAAGCTCGAGGGACATGACGGCCGCTCCTTCTTCCCGGAGGAACACGGCGTGCCGGCCTATGACGAGCTGATCTTCGTCACGCACCGCGATCTCGCAAAGGACAGCCGCCTGCCGCGTTTCCTCTCCGCCGTGGAACAGGCCGCAATCTTCATTACCAATCATCCTCAGGAATCCTGGCAGCTTTTCATCAAGGCCTATCCGAATCTTGACGATGCGCTGAACAAGCAGGCTTTCTTCGACACGCTGCCGCGTTTCGCCAAACGCCCGGCCGCACTCGACCGCGCGCGCTACGCCCGTTTCGGCGCTTTCATGCAGGAGATGCAGCTCATCAAGCAGGCGCCAGCGGCGGACGACATCGCCGTGGAGCTGCAGCAGCCATGA
- a CDS encoding hydroxyethylthiazole kinase, whose protein sequence is MTTTFPTAAKAAEILERVRQTRPRVHCLMNTVVQKFTADGITVVGGIPSMTTSLEEIESFVTKADALTVNLGTLDAERRKVIRLAIEIANASGKPWIVDPVHCDYSPSRLEFARELIALSPTIVRGNHAEMSLIGDVPGVVRIETGPVDHLGDTTRSVRIVNGHPWMAKVTGTGCLSGGVIAAFMAVEKDALTAAASALAVTGVSAELAAKHARGPGTFEPAFLDALSEISGEEITNHARIEHEQG, encoded by the coding sequence ATGACCACGACTTTTCCGACAGCGGCAAAGGCCGCCGAGATTCTGGAGCGGGTGCGGCAAACGCGCCCGCGCGTGCATTGCCTGATGAACACCGTGGTGCAGAAATTCACCGCGGATGGCATCACTGTCGTTGGCGGTATTCCTTCCATGACCACCTCGCTCGAGGAAATCGAGAGCTTCGTCACCAAGGCGGATGCGCTGACCGTCAATCTCGGCACACTGGATGCCGAGCGGCGCAAGGTCATCCGGCTGGCGATCGAAATCGCCAATGCATCCGGCAAGCCATGGATCGTCGACCCCGTGCATTGCGATTATTCGCCGTCGCGGCTGGAATTCGCGCGCGAACTGATTGCACTTTCCCCGACGATCGTGCGTGGCAATCACGCCGAGATGAGCCTGATCGGCGATGTGCCTGGCGTGGTGAGGATCGAGACCGGGCCTGTGGATCATCTCGGTGACACGACCCGCAGCGTCAGGATCGTCAACGGTCATCCGTGGATGGCGAAGGTGACCGGAACGGGGTGCCTTTCGGGCGGCGTCATCGCCGCCTTCATGGCGGTGGAAAAGGACGCACTGACGGCGGCCGCCTCCGCCCTTGCCGTCACCGGCGTTTCCGCCGAACTCGCAGCCAAGCACGCCAGAGGCCCCGGCACCTTCGAACCGGCGTTTCTGGATGCGCTTTCCGAAATTTCCGGTGAGGAGATCACAAATCACGCGAGGATAGAGCATGAACAAGGTTGA
- the thiE gene encoding thiamine phosphate synthase has product MNKVDYRLNALVDASLGDVAPLPELALAAALNGATILQYRDKHGSTREMIENARAIHEAIAGTGVPLVINDRVDVALASGADGVHLGADDMDAKTARRILGEKAIIGLTVKNRPDAERAASMPVDYACIGGVFETVSKVNPDKPVSIDGFTTLRALLKEWKPHMPVGAIAGIDLARVPSVIAAGADGVAVISAIFRAGDIASATKDFRSKIDAALKARQP; this is encoded by the coding sequence ATGAACAAGGTTGATTACCGCCTCAACGCGCTGGTCGATGCGAGCCTTGGCGATGTCGCGCCGCTGCCGGAGCTTGCTCTCGCCGCCGCGCTGAACGGCGCGACCATTCTGCAATATCGCGACAAGCACGGCTCGACGCGCGAGATGATCGAAAACGCCCGCGCCATTCATGAGGCCATCGCCGGCACCGGCGTACCGCTGGTCATCAACGACCGGGTGGATGTGGCGCTCGCCTCGGGCGCGGACGGGGTGCATCTTGGCGCCGACGACATGGACGCCAAAACCGCAAGGCGCATTCTCGGCGAAAAGGCGATCATCGGCCTCACCGTCAAGAACCGCCCCGATGCAGAACGGGCGGCCTCCATGCCCGTCGACTACGCCTGCATCGGCGGCGTGTTCGAAACCGTTTCCAAGGTCAATCCGGACAAGCCGGTGAGTATCGACGGTTTTACCACGCTGCGCGCCCTGCTGAAGGAGTGGAAGCCGCATATGCCGGTCGGCGCTATCGCCGGCATAGATCTTGCCCGCGTGCCTTCAGTCATTGCCGCCGGCGCGGACGGCGTGGCGGTCATTTCCGCCATTTTCCGTGCGGGGGATATTGCCAGCGCAACCAAGGACTTCCGCTCCAAGATTGACGCGGCGCTGAAAGCGAGACAGCCATGA
- the thiD gene encoding bifunctional hydroxymethylpyrimidine kinase/phosphomethylpyrimidine kinase yields the protein MTSIALTIAGSDSGGGAGIQADIKTFSALGAYAASVITAITAQNTKGVTAVEDISVDTIIAQMDAVFSDLAVDAVKIGMVSRIETIAAIAERLRRQSQPVVLDPVMVATSGDRLLHEDAIETLRRDLLPLATIVTPNLPEAALLTGTSIAKTETEIVRQAELILKAGAKAVLIKGGHGDGPESTDYLFADGAMQALSAARVETKNDHGTGCTLAAAITAHLAKGCELREAVGLSKDYLNGALDAGRGLAVGHGRGPVHHFYRWWG from the coding sequence ATGACATCAATTGCATTGACCATTGCCGGTTCCGACAGCGGCGGCGGCGCGGGCATCCAGGCAGACATCAAGACCTTCTCCGCACTCGGCGCCTATGCCGCCAGCGTCATCACCGCCATCACCGCCCAGAACACCAAGGGCGTGACGGCGGTGGAGGATATTTCGGTCGACACCATTATCGCGCAGATGGATGCGGTATTCTCCGATCTCGCCGTCGATGCGGTGAAGATCGGCATGGTCTCGCGGATCGAAACCATTGCCGCCATCGCGGAACGGCTTCGGCGGCAATCGCAGCCGGTGGTGCTGGACCCGGTCATGGTCGCGACCTCCGGTGACAGACTGCTGCATGAAGACGCCATCGAGACATTGCGGCGCGACTTGCTGCCGCTCGCCACCATCGTCACGCCGAACCTGCCGGAAGCGGCGCTGCTGACCGGGACTTCGATTGCGAAGACGGAGACAGAGATCGTCCGCCAGGCCGAGCTGATCCTGAAGGCGGGCGCGAAAGCCGTGCTCATCAAGGGCGGCCATGGCGACGGACCTGAGAGCACGGATTACCTGTTTGCGGATGGCGCCATGCAGGCGCTTTCCGCGGCACGGGTGGAGACGAAGAACGACCACGGCACCGGCTGCACATTGGCGGCGGCGATTACGGCTCATCTTGCAAAGGGTTGTGAGTTGCGAGAGGCGGTGGGGCTTTCGAAGGACTATCTGAATGGGGCGCTCGATGCCGGGCGGGGCCTTGCCGTTGGGCATGGGCGGGGGCCGGTGCATCATTTTTATCGGTGGTGGGGGTGA
- a CDS encoding Lrp/AsnC family transcriptional regulator, with translation MSSLDATDRYIIRLLRLNARISNAKLAAEVGLSASACLRRVDILEREGIIRGYTALTSGLAGGEVISVIVQITLDRQTEDFLNRFENAVRRYPEIRECYLMTGGSDYFLRCEAESAGDFERIHKEILSKLPGVSRIHSSFAIRNVLATPKAR, from the coding sequence ATGTCGTCACTCGATGCGACCGACCGCTACATCATCCGCCTGCTTCGGCTCAATGCCCGTATCAGCAATGCGAAGCTGGCAGCAGAAGTCGGGCTTTCCGCATCCGCCTGCCTTCGCCGGGTCGATATTCTCGAGCGGGAAGGGATCATTCGCGGTTACACGGCGCTGACGAGCGGCCTTGCTGGCGGCGAGGTGATTTCGGTTATCGTGCAGATCACGCTCGATCGCCAGACGGAGGATTTTCTCAACCGTTTTGAAAATGCGGTGCGACGATATCCGGAAATCCGCGAATGTTATCTGATGACGGGCGGTTCGGATTATTTCCTGCGCTGCGAGGCGGAAAGTGCCGGGGATTTCGAGCGGATTCATAAGGAGATTCTGTCGAAGCTGCCGGGGGTTTCGCGCATTCATTCGAGTTTTGCGATCCGGAATGTGTTGGCGACGCCGAAGGCGAGGTAG
- the alr gene encoding alanine racemase — MDMQISRQQAAGGASGHLTIDLGALRDNYLTLATMAPASQTAAVVKADAYGLGADIVSQVLFEAGCRNFFVAHIDEALALRLRLSAEARIFVLNGLQPGNETSCAAMAINPVLNSLEQIAQWSAHAKKLGKTLTAAVQIDTGMCRLGLSPEELEILASRPQLLDGIDIAFVMSHLACADEPDHAANVVQLAVMRKAAIAFPEAPVCFSNSGGIFLGNDYHNHLLRPGIALYGGAPSVTRPNPMKPVVRLDLAVIQTRTVPAGSLVGYGGSFEAAGPTRLATIAAGYADGLPRSLSNRGAAWYNGVRLPIAGRVSMDSIILDISALPEGTLTQGSLVQMIGPEQTLEDIAEDAGTIAYEILTGLGRRYRRSYIQPGETPAAASTSVNHK, encoded by the coding sequence ATGGACATGCAGATCAGCCGCCAGCAGGCCGCCGGTGGTGCAAGCGGCCATTTGACCATCGATCTCGGCGCATTGCGCGACAATTATCTGACCCTTGCGACCATGGCGCCCGCATCGCAGACGGCAGCGGTCGTGAAGGCCGATGCATATGGTCTCGGCGCCGATATCGTCTCACAGGTGCTGTTCGAGGCGGGTTGCCGCAATTTCTTCGTTGCCCATATCGATGAAGCGTTGGCGTTGCGACTGCGGCTTTCGGCAGAAGCGCGGATTTTCGTCCTTAACGGTCTTCAGCCCGGCAATGAGACCTCCTGCGCCGCCATGGCCATCAACCCGGTTCTGAATTCGCTGGAGCAGATCGCCCAATGGTCGGCCCACGCCAAAAAGCTTGGCAAGACGCTGACCGCCGCCGTGCAGATCGATACCGGCATGTGCCGTCTCGGCCTTTCCCCTGAAGAGCTTGAAATCCTCGCCTCCCGGCCGCAATTGCTGGATGGTATCGACATTGCCTTCGTCATGAGCCACCTCGCCTGCGCCGATGAACCGGACCATGCCGCCAATGTCGTGCAGCTTGCGGTGATGCGCAAAGCCGCCATTGCCTTTCCTGAAGCGCCCGTCTGCTTTTCGAATTCCGGCGGCATCTTTCTGGGCAATGATTACCACAACCACCTGCTGCGCCCCGGCATCGCACTTTATGGCGGCGCGCCCTCCGTTACACGCCCCAACCCGATGAAGCCGGTCGTTCGCCTCGATCTCGCCGTCATCCAGACCCGCACCGTTCCAGCCGGTTCGCTGGTCGGTTACGGCGGCTCCTTCGAAGCGGCCGGGCCCACGCGTCTGGCAACCATCGCCGCCGGTTACGCTGACGGCCTGCCGCGCTCGCTCAGCAATCGCGGCGCGGCATGGTATAACGGCGTCCGCCTGCCGATTGCGGGCCGCGTTTCGATGGACAGCATCATTCTCGATATATCCGCCCTGCCCGAGGGAACATTGACCCAGGGCAGCCTTGTGCAGATGATCGGGCCTGAGCAGACGCTGGAAGACATTGCCGAGGATGCCGGCACGATCGCCTATGAAATCTTGACCGGCCTCGGACGCCGTTATCGCCGTAGTTATATTCAGCCGGGAGAAACCCCGGCAGCCGCTTCAACATCAGTCAATCACAAGTGA
- a CDS encoding D-amino acid dehydrogenase, whose translation MNVTILGAGVVGVTSAWYLAKAGHKVTVIDRQPAAALETSFANAGEVSPGYSSPWAAPGIPVKAMKWLFMKHAPLIIRPTADPAAWRWMSQMLRNCTSARYAINKSRMVRVAEYSRDCLMALREETGIEYDQRMQGTLEVFRTQKQFDAIGKDVDVLTAGGVPFEILDRDGCAAIEPGLSPSKEKIVGGLRLPGDETGDCFMFTTELARMAEGAGVTFLYDTGIMRPVVEAGRVKAVETTRGLVEADIFVAALGSYSPQFLRQLGLTLPVYPVKGYSITVPIVKEERAPVSTVMDETFKVAITRLGSRIRAGGMAEIAGFSKDLPAARQETLAHSVEDLFGGAGDQTQAKFWCGLRPMTPDGTPVIGATRYSNLYLNTGHGTLGWTMSCGSARVLADLISGNKPEIDTHDLAISRYAA comes from the coding sequence ATGAACGTCACTATCCTCGGAGCCGGCGTTGTCGGCGTGACATCCGCCTGGTATCTGGCCAAAGCCGGACACAAGGTGACGGTGATCGACCGCCAGCCGGCCGCAGCGCTCGAAACCAGCTTCGCCAATGCCGGCGAGGTTTCCCCCGGTTATTCCTCGCCCTGGGCCGCCCCCGGCATTCCGGTCAAGGCGATGAAATGGCTGTTCATGAAACACGCGCCTCTCATCATCCGCCCGACAGCCGATCCGGCCGCATGGCGCTGGATGAGCCAGATGCTGCGCAACTGCACCTCGGCGCGTTACGCCATCAACAAGAGCCGCATGGTGCGCGTTGCCGAATATAGCCGCGATTGCCTGATGGCGCTGCGTGAAGAAACCGGCATCGAATATGACCAGCGCATGCAGGGCACACTGGAGGTGTTCCGCACCCAGAAGCAGTTCGATGCCATCGGCAAGGATGTCGACGTGCTGACGGCGGGCGGCGTGCCTTTCGAGATTCTCGACCGCGACGGCTGCGCCGCCATCGAACCCGGTCTTTCCCCTTCGAAGGAAAAGATCGTCGGCGGCCTGCGCCTGCCCGGCGACGAGACCGGCGACTGCTTCATGTTCACGACAGAACTTGCCCGCATGGCCGAAGGGGCGGGCGTCACGTTCCTTTACGATACCGGCATCATGCGCCCCGTCGTCGAGGCAGGACGCGTCAAGGCTGTGGAGACCACCCGCGGGCTGGTGGAGGCCGATATTTTCGTGGCGGCACTGGGCAGCTATTCGCCGCAGTTCCTGCGCCAGCTTGGCCTTACCCTGCCGGTTTACCCGGTCAAGGGTTACTCCATCACGGTTCCGATCGTGAAAGAGGAGCGCGCACCCGTTTCCACGGTCATGGACGAGACGTTCAAGGTGGCGATTACCCGGCTCGGCTCACGCATTCGCGCCGGCGGCATGGCTGAGATCGCCGGTTTCAGCAAGGATTTGCCCGCGGCCCGGCAGGAAACGCTGGCCCATTCGGTGGAAGACCTGTTCGGCGGCGCGGGGGATCAGACCCAGGCGAAATTCTGGTGCGGCCTGCGCCCGATGACGCCGGATGGCACGCCTGTCATCGGCGCCACCCGCTACAGCAATCTTTATCTCAACACCGGCCACGGCACGCTCGGCTGGACCATGTCCTGCGGCTCCGCCCGGGTGCTTGCCGATCTCATCAGCGGCAACAAGCCGGAGATCGACACGCACGATCTGGCGATCAGCCGTTACGCCGCCTGA
- a CDS encoding GntR family transcriptional regulator, protein MSLAHITVNSDSSHEDRAQAIRDTLRDAIVDRRLAPGTKLSESEVGTLFDVSRTVVRAALQMLAYEGLVKAERNRGAFVSNPTPDEARQVFASRRLIEPGVLDAAIEKITPAAAKQLREHLVQESRHQHERGPTARRAEIKASGDFHLMLAALAGNAILEKFMDELVARSSLVIALYGRSGVSSCGHNDHADLLDALEAKDAAKARALMLQHLDHIEADLDLRMKEGLALKDALAL, encoded by the coding sequence ATGAGCCTTGCCCATATAACCGTCAATTCCGATTCATCCCACGAAGACCGTGCCCAGGCCATTCGAGATACGCTGCGCGACGCCATTGTCGACAGACGGCTTGCACCGGGAACGAAGCTGTCGGAATCGGAAGTGGGAACGCTGTTCGACGTCAGCCGCACCGTGGTGCGGGCGGCATTGCAGATGCTGGCTTACGAAGGGCTGGTCAAGGCTGAGCGCAACCGCGGCGCTTTCGTCTCCAATCCCACACCCGACGAAGCGCGGCAGGTTTTTGCTTCGCGCCGGCTGATCGAGCCCGGCGTTCTCGATGCCGCAATCGAAAAGATCACGCCTGCGGCGGCAAAGCAGCTGAGAGAGCATCTGGTTCAGGAAAGCCGCCACCAGCATGAGCGCGGCCCGACCGCCAGACGCGCGGAAATCAAGGCATCCGGCGATTTCCACCTGATGCTGGCTGCGCTTGCCGGCAATGCTATCCTCGAGAAATTCATGGACGAGCTGGTTGCCCGCTCGTCGCTGGTGATAGCGCTCTATGGCCGCTCGGGTGTTTCAAGCTGCGGCCACAATGACCATGCCGATCTGCTGGATGCCCTTGAGGCGAAGGATGCGGCAAAGGCCCGTGCGCTGATGCTGCAGCACCTCGATCACATCGAGGCCGATCTCGACCTTCGCATGAAGGAAGGTCTGGCGCTGAAGGATGCGCTCGCGCTTTGA
- a CDS encoding BA14K family protein, which yields MSSFAAKTVLAVAVAAATIVPFNSASAGDWDRRDRRDAAILGGVLGLAAGVAVGSAMSRPAPAYDERVYVDEPSYVYEEPDYRYYRAAPQPVYRPAPVYRAQPVYDSRPVYNQRRTYRTIEPWTNAWYDYCSQRYRSFNTRTGTYTDYDGQRHFCVAG from the coding sequence ATGTCGTCCTTTGCAGCTAAAACCGTTCTGGCTGTCGCCGTCGCCGCCGCCACCATTGTGCCCTTCAACAGCGCCTCCGCCGGCGACTGGGACCGCCGCGACCGTCGCGATGCTGCCATTCTGGGTGGTGTGCTCGGTCTTGCCGCCGGTGTCGCCGTCGGTTCCGCCATGTCCCGCCCGGCGCCAGCCTACGATGAGCGCGTCTATGTCGATGAGCCGAGCTATGTCTATGAAGAGCCGGATTACCGTTATTACCGCGCAGCACCGCAGCCGGTTTACCGCCCCGCACCGGTCTATCGCGCCCAGCCGGTTTACGACAGCCGCCCGGTCTACAACCAGCGCCGCACCTATCGTACCATCGAGCCCTGGACCAACGCCTGGTACGACTATTGCTCGCAGCGTTACCGGAGCTTCAACACCCGCACCGGCACTTATACGGATTACGACGGCCAGCGCCATTTCTGCGTAGCAGGCTGA
- a CDS encoding sigma-54-dependent Fis family transcriptional regulator codes for MTVDGTIFLVDDDSQLRKAMVQTLELDGLPVTSFSRAEQALAALNEDFDGVVITDVRMPGMTGLEFFDHVRKIDADLPVILITGHGDVPMAVDALHNGAYDFIAKPFPAERMVESARRALEKRRLVLENRALRRAAGQAEDDLPLIGQTPAMERLRTTLRHIADTDVDVLVAGETGSGKEVVATALHRWSKKRSKGNFVALNCGALPETVIESELFGHEPGAFTGAQKKRVGRIEHSSGGTLFLDEIESMPLAVQVKMLRVLEMREVSPLGSNEERPVDIRVVAAAKVDLGDPAERGTFREDLYYRLNVVTLSIPPLRERKADIPLLFSHFVTKAANRFNMPVPQISAGISRRLNDHDWPGNVRELGHFAERVVLGLETETAPAPALQSTIPVSGTLPERMDEIEARIIRETLEQSNGDVAETIATLGIARKTFYDKLQRHGINRADYVRSGTA; via the coding sequence ATGACGGTGGATGGAACCATATTCCTGGTGGACGACGACTCTCAGCTGCGCAAGGCGATGGTGCAGACGCTGGAACTCGATGGACTGCCGGTCACCTCCTTTTCCCGTGCCGAGCAGGCGCTGGCGGCCCTGAACGAGGATTTTGACGGCGTCGTCATCACCGATGTACGCATGCCCGGCATGACCGGGCTCGAATTTTTCGACCATGTCCGCAAGATCGATGCCGATCTTCCGGTCATTCTCATCACCGGCCATGGCGATGTGCCGATGGCGGTCGATGCGCTTCACAATGGCGCCTATGATTTCATCGCCAAGCCATTTCCCGCCGAACGCATGGTGGAAAGCGCCCGCCGGGCGCTGGAAAAACGCCGCCTCGTGCTGGAAAACCGGGCGCTTCGCCGGGCGGCGGGGCAGGCGGAGGATGATTTGCCACTGATCGGCCAGACGCCCGCCATGGAGCGCCTGCGCACCACGCTCAGGCACATTGCCGATACGGATGTGGATGTGCTGGTGGCGGGCGAGACGGGCAGCGGCAAGGAAGTGGTGGCAACGGCGCTTCATCGCTGGAGCAAGAAACGCTCAAAGGGCAATTTCGTGGCGCTGAATTGCGGTGCGCTGCCGGAAACGGTGATCGAAAGCGAGCTTTTCGGCCATGAGCCGGGGGCTTTCACTGGCGCGCAGAAGAAGCGCGTGGGCCGCATCGAACATTCCAGCGGCGGTACGTTGTTTCTGGACGAAATCGAAAGCATGCCGCTTGCCGTACAGGTGAAGATGCTGCGCGTTCTGGAAATGCGCGAGGTCTCGCCGCTTGGTTCAAACGAGGAGCGCCCGGTCGATATTCGCGTGGTGGCGGCGGCCAAGGTCGATCTTGGCGATCCTGCCGAACGCGGCACGTTTCGCGAGGACCTCTATTACAGGCTGAATGTGGTGACGCTGTCCATTCCGCCGCTGCGCGAACGCAAGGCGGATATTCCGCTCTTGTTTTCCCATTTCGTCACCAAGGCGGCCAACCGTTTCAACATGCCGGTGCCGCAGATCAGCGCCGGCATTTCCCGCCGCCTTAACGACCACGACTGGCCGGGCAATGTGCGCGAACTCGGGCATTTCGCCGAGAGGGTGGTGCTGGGGTTGGAGACGGAAACGGCGCCCGCGCCCGCGTTGCAATCCACAATCCCCGTTTCCGGAACCCTGCCGGAGCGCATGGACGAGATCGAGGCGCGCATCATCCGCGAAACGCTGGAACAATCGAATGGCGACGTGGCGGAAACGATCGCGACGCTCGGCATTGCCCGCAAGACCTTTTACGACAAGCTGCAACGCCATGGCATCAACCGGGCGGATTATGTGAGAAGCGGCACGGCGTAA